One Nonomuraea angiospora DNA segment encodes these proteins:
- a CDS encoding VOC family protein: MKLGNVLIPVANLDEAIAFYGLPVKFRDGDRFAALDGGGVTVALAGPAEHVTASVAPSYKVDDVADAVRELTARGGEVVREPEKGPHEIRAVLRDPSGNVFVLYQPL, from the coding sequence GTGAAGCTCGGCAACGTGCTCATCCCCGTCGCGAACCTGGACGAGGCGATCGCCTTCTACGGGCTGCCGGTGAAGTTCAGGGACGGCGACAGGTTCGCGGCGCTCGACGGCGGCGGGGTCACCGTGGCGCTGGCCGGGCCCGCCGAGCACGTCACGGCCTCGGTCGCGCCGTCGTACAAGGTGGACGACGTGGCGGACGCCGTGCGGGAGCTGACGGCACGCGGCGGCGAGGTGGTGCGGGAGCCCGAGAAGGGGCCGCATGAGATCCGGGCAGTGCTGCGCGACCCCTCAGGAAACGTCTTCGTGCTCTATCAGCCCCTCTGA